The proteins below come from a single Biomphalaria glabrata chromosome 10, xgBioGlab47.1, whole genome shotgun sequence genomic window:
- the LOC106056911 gene encoding 40S ribosomal protein S10-like, with product MLIPKKNKVAIYEYLFKEGVLVAKKDAFAAKHGEIEVPNLHVMKALTSLKSKGFVREQFAWRHYYWYLTNEGIQYLRDFLHLPAEIVPATLKRQTRTEAPRPARPKASEGPRGGGATDRQEYRKAGPPGADKKSEVGAGSEKFEFRGGFGRGRGSGGFGGTPGGQ from the exons ATGCTTATTCCAAAGAAGAATAAAGTTGCCATCTATGAATACCTCTTTAAGGAAGGGGTATTAGTTGCTAAGAAAGATGCATTTGCAGCCAAGCATGGAGAAATTGAAGTCCCTAATCTTCATGTTATGAAAGCTTTGACA agcttAAAATCTAAAGGTTTTGTTCGTGAGCAGTTTGCATGGCGCCACTATTATTGGTATTTAACAAATGAAGGTATTCAGTACCTTAGAGATTTTCTACACCTACCAGCTGAAATTGTGCCAGCAACACTTAAAAGACAGACACGCACAGAGGCACCAAGGCCAGCTAGACCTAAAG CTTCTGAAGGTCCTCGTGGTGGTGGTGCTACAGATCGCCAGGAATACCGTAAAGCTGGACCAC ctggAGCAGACAAGAAATCTGAAGTTGGTGCTGGCTCAGAAAAGTTTGAATTT agaGGAGGATTTGGAAGAGGCCGGGGGAGTGGTGGCTTTGGCGGCACACCAGGTGGACAGTAA